In Camelina sativa cultivar DH55 chromosome 16, Cs, whole genome shotgun sequence, a single window of DNA contains:
- the LOC104754183 gene encoding putative FBD-associated F-box protein At5g50270, whose protein sequence is MDQLPEELLLRILSFLPTMNDVVATMEVSLDVCAKTHRSLFLHEAPVIETLHFKLGQTCGAEDIRVWIRAAEKCSVRELHIKFVSPPPSASPTILPRSRMLVTLRLIDVVLVDDRPDDNVTIFTIRVPSLKLLRMLRTLERDSDNAHGFVIDVPSLETLEIRDFTDGGIFFLLASCGFYHSAICTIGNSWYSCDQDAHHVGSIFHHLVEVTLCTCDEQWLNLLLRLLGDSPKLRSLRLSQYHAVHDNQDDEPSPCWIKLSSVPKMFVIEFRNSRMERL, encoded by the exons ATGGATCAGTTACCTGAAGAATTGCTCTTGAGAATACTGTCGTTTCTGCCTACAATGAATGATGTTGTGGCCACAATGGAAGTCTCTTTGGATGTTTGTGCCAAAACTC ACAGGTCTTTGTTTCTGCACGAGGCTCCAGTTATAGAAACTTTGCATTTCAAACTTGGTCAAACATGTGGTGCTGAAGATATTAGAGTCTGGATTAGAGCTGCAGAAAAGTGTTCTGTGCGTGAACTGCATATCAAGTTCGTCAGCCCTCCTCCTAGTGCATCTCCAACCATACTTCCGAGGAGCAGAATGCTTGTTACCTTGAGACTAATTGACGTGGTTCTTGTGGACGAT CGTCCTGATGATAATGTGACTATTTTCACCATTAGAGTGCCTTCTCTAAAGCTTCTACGGATGTTGAGGACATTAGAAAGAGATAGTGATAATGCACATGGTTTTGTGATAGATGTTCCTTCTTTGGAGACGTTGGAAATACGTGATTTTACGGATGG AGGTATCTTCTTCTTACTTGCAAGTTGTGGTTTCTATCATTCTGCCATCTGCACGATTGGAAATAGTTGGTATTCTTGCGATCAG GATGCACATCATGTTGGTAGTATCTTCCACCATCTTGTAGAGGTAACGCTATGCACATGTGATGAGCAGTGGTTGAACCTACTTCTTCGTTTGCTTGGAGATTCCCCTAAATTACGATCTCTCAGACTTAGTCAG TACCATGCGGTCCATGACAATCAGGATGACGAACCGAGCCCCTGCTGGATTAAACTGAGTTCAGTTCCTAAAATGTTTGTTATCGAGTTTAGAAACTCTAGAATGGAGAGACtatga